A genomic stretch from Mastacembelus armatus chromosome 7, fMasArm1.2, whole genome shotgun sequence includes:
- the zbtb17 gene encoding zinc finger and BTB domain-containing protein 17 isoform X1, with translation MDFPWHSGKVLEQLNRQRKQGLLCDCTFVVDGVDFKAHKAVLAACSVYFRTLFLDQKDVVHLDISNAAGLGQVLEFMYTAKLSLTSQNIEDVMAVANFLQMQEIVNACSAYQSIANPAPSLITLDYAVEEKTAEREQRNELESDLAEVASQVEDSPSTTPTEDKEPTQIQENLKKDLSVEAQHNVSQPSPTRLHSGRGRPSKTTPISAQKKICVKKETENSPQDAPEFQDDPSDTDYMPKSQLTSAGSSSYMSSRGRRIRKPPRRNFPPDNDSDDEGTSSQKNEKRVAELGEEAEEQQDNHGETGGGETGGGETGGGETADEEGAEEDGEQAEAVDSSSERDGKQTQAASMSSRSESKPYSSVTHKCEDCGKKFTHTGNFKRHMRIHTGEKPFSCRDCNKAFSDPAACKAHEKTHSPLKPYCCSTCGKSYRQISLLNLHRKRHTGEARYSCDVCGKLFTTSGNLKRHQLVHSGEKPYHCDYCDKSFSDPTAKMRHLETHDTEKGNKCPHCDKRFNQVGNLKAHLKIHIADGPLKCKECGKQFTTSGNLKRHLRVHSGEKPYICVHCQRAFSDPGALQRHERIHTGEKPCVCPICGKAFTQASSLIAHVRQHTGEKPYVCDRCGKRFVQSSQLANHIRHHDNVRPHKCQMCNKAFVNVGDLSKHIIIHTGEKPFLCDKCGRGFNRVDNLRSHVKTVHHGKAGMKRLVVAGGSVDEGSDACTGTATSDSEINIVTVTTEDIVTLATEALAASAVAQLTVVPVTASVSADETEALKAEITKAVEKVQEADPNTQILYACDSCGDKFLDASSLAQHVRIHTAQALVMFQADSDFYQYTAATTAEGDTATTWQPTAEQVIQEGELIFRAQGGEGEAEGGILGETQDQEEGSGVVVSEDERESGDLLTEGKDEAAAEVEEEKEEMECESHT, from the exons ATGGACTTCCCATGGCACAGTGGGAAGGTTTTGGAGCAGCTTAACAGGCAGCGCAAGCAGGGCCTGCTGTGTGACTGCACCTTTGTTGTGGATGGGGTGGACTTTAAGGCCCACAAAGCTGTACTGGCAGCCTGCAGTGTCTACTTCCGCACCCTCTTCCTAGATCAGAAAGATGTCGTGCATTTGGACATCAGCAATGCAGCAG GTTTGGGTCAAGTCCTGGAGTTTATGTACACAGCCAAACTAAGTTTAACTTCACAGAACATTGAAGATGTGATGGCTGTTGCAAACTTTCTACAAATGCAAGAGATTGTAAATGCTTGTTCTGCATACCAATCAATCGCAAATCCAGCTCCTTCCCTCATAACACTGGATTATGCTGTTG aagaaaaaacagcagaaagagagcagaggaaTGAACTGGAGAGTGACCTGGCAGAAGTGGCATCCCAAGTTGAAGATAGTCCTTCTACCACCCCCACTGAAGATAAAGAACCCACACAAATTCAGgaaaatttaaagaaagaccTCTCTGTTGAAGCACAGCACAATGTTTCTCAGCCTTCCCCCACCAGACTCCACTCAGGCAGAGGACGACCCTCAAAAACCACCCCAATTTCTGCTCAAAAGAAGATATGTGtaaagaaggaaacagaaaatagtcCACAAGATGCACCTGAATTTCAAGATGATCCCTCTGACACCGACTACATGCCCA aATCACAGTTGACATCTGCTGGCAGCTCATCCTATATGAGCTCCAGAGGGAGAAGAATCAGAAAACCCCCTCGAAGAAACTTCCCACCTG ACAATGACTCAGATGATGAAGGCACATCATCACAAAAAAATGAGAAGAGGGTGGCAGAGCTGGGGGAGGAGGCTGAAGAACAGCAGGATAATCATGGAGAGACTGGAGGTGGAGAGACTGGAGGTGGGGAAACTGGAGGTGGGGAAACTGCTGATGAAGAAGGTGCTGAAGAAGATGGCGAGCAGGCAGAAGCTGTGGATTCAAGCAGTGAGAGAGATGGGAAACAAACTCAGGCAGCGTCTATGAGCAGCCGATCTGAGTCAAAACCTTACAGCTCTGTAACACACAAATGTGAG gactgtgggaagaaattTACCCACACTGGTAATTTCAAGAGACACATGCGTATTCATACAGGAGAGAAGCCGTTTAGCTGTCGGGACTGCAACAAGGCTTTCTCTGACCCTGCAGCCTGTAAAGCCCATGAGAAAACACATAG CCCTCTGAAGCCATACTGCTGCTCTACTTGTGGAAAAAGCTACCGCCAGATCAGCCTTCTCAACTTGCACCGCAAACGTCACACAGGTGAAGCACGATACAGCTGTGATGTGTGTGGCAAGCTCTTCACCACGTCTGGCAACCTGAAGCGCCACCAGCTCGTGCACAGTGGTGAGAAGCCATATCATTGTGACTACTGTGACAAGTCGTTCTCCGACCCCACAGCCAAGATGCGACATCTGGAAACACACGACACAGAGAAGGGCAACAAGTGTCCGCATTGCGACAAGCGCTTCAACCAG GTGGGAAATCTGAAGGCTCACTTAAAAATCCACATTGCAGATGGGCCTCTCAAGTGCAAAGAATGTGGCAAACAGTTTACTACTTCTG GAAATCTGAAGAGACATCTGCGGGTCCACAGTGGGGAGAAACCATACATATGTGTGCACTGCCAGAGAGCTTTCAGTGACCCTGGAGCTCTGCAGCGGCATGAACGCATCCACACAG gagAGAAGCCTTGCGTCTGTCCTATCTGTGGCAAAGCCTTCACCCAGGCCAGCTCCCTTATTGCTCATGTTCGCCAGCACACGGGGGAGAAGCCGTATGTGTGTGATCGCTGCGGCAAAAG GTTTGTGCAGTCCAGTCAGTTGGCTAATCATATTCGCCATCATGACAATGTCCGACCACACAAGTGTCAGATGTGCAATAAGGCATTTGTCAATGTGGGAGACCTGTCGAAGCACATTATTATTCACACAG GGGAGAAACCTTTCCTGTGTGATAAATGTGGTCGAGGGTTCAACCGGGTGGACAACCTGCGCTCCCATGTCAAGACCGTCCACCATGGCAAGGCTGGCATGAAGCGGCTGGTTGTAGCCGGGGGCAGTGTAGATGAGGGGTCTGATGCATGCACAGGGACAGCCACCTCTGACAGTGAGATCAACATAGTTACAGTCACCACAGAGGACATCGTCACCCTGGCAACCGAGGCCCTGGCAGCCAGTGCTGTAGCTCAGCTGACAG ttgtGCCAGTGACTGCTTCAGTGTCTGCAGATGAGACTGAGGCCTTAAAAGCTGAAATCACCAAAGCAGTAGAGAAAGTGCAGGAAGCAG ACCCTAACACCCAGATCTTGTATGCCTGTGATTCATGTGGTGATAAATTCTTGGATGCAAGCTCCTTAGCCCAACACGTACGGATCCACACAGCGCAGGCCCTGGTCATGTTTCAGGCAGATTCTGACTTCTACCAGTACACCGCAGCCACCACTGCTGAGGGGGATACTGCCACAACATGGCAACCCACAGCTGAACAGGTCATCCAGGAAGGGGAACTGATCTTCCGAGCCCAGGGTGGAGAAGGAGAAGCAGAAGGGGGGATCTTGGGAGAAACACAAGACCAGGAAGAAGGGTCAGGAGTGGTGGTTTCTGAGGATGAGAGAGAGTCTGGAGATCTTCTTACAGAGGGAAAagatgaagctgcagcagaggtggaggaggaaaaagaagagatgGAGTGTGAGAGTCACACATAG
- the zbtb17 gene encoding zinc finger and BTB domain-containing protein 17 isoform X2: protein MDFPWHSGKVLEQLNRQRKQGLLCDCTFVVDGVDFKAHKAVLAACSVYFRTLFLDQKDVVHLDISNAAGLGQVLEFMYTAKLSLTSQNIEDVMAVANFLQMQEIVNACSAYQSIANPAPSLITLDYAVEKTAEREQRNELESDLAEVASQVEDSPSTTPTEDKEPTQIQENLKKDLSVEAQHNVSQPSPTRLHSGRGRPSKTTPISAQKKICVKKETENSPQDAPEFQDDPSDTDYMPKSQLTSAGSSSYMSSRGRRIRKPPRRNFPPDNDSDDEGTSSQKNEKRVAELGEEAEEQQDNHGETGGGETGGGETGGGETADEEGAEEDGEQAEAVDSSSERDGKQTQAASMSSRSESKPYSSVTHKCEDCGKKFTHTGNFKRHMRIHTGEKPFSCRDCNKAFSDPAACKAHEKTHSPLKPYCCSTCGKSYRQISLLNLHRKRHTGEARYSCDVCGKLFTTSGNLKRHQLVHSGEKPYHCDYCDKSFSDPTAKMRHLETHDTEKGNKCPHCDKRFNQVGNLKAHLKIHIADGPLKCKECGKQFTTSGNLKRHLRVHSGEKPYICVHCQRAFSDPGALQRHERIHTGEKPCVCPICGKAFTQASSLIAHVRQHTGEKPYVCDRCGKRFVQSSQLANHIRHHDNVRPHKCQMCNKAFVNVGDLSKHIIIHTGEKPFLCDKCGRGFNRVDNLRSHVKTVHHGKAGMKRLVVAGGSVDEGSDACTGTATSDSEINIVTVTTEDIVTLATEALAASAVAQLTVVPVTASVSADETEALKAEITKAVEKVQEADPNTQILYACDSCGDKFLDASSLAQHVRIHTAQALVMFQADSDFYQYTAATTAEGDTATTWQPTAEQVIQEGELIFRAQGGEGEAEGGILGETQDQEEGSGVVVSEDERESGDLLTEGKDEAAAEVEEEKEEMECESHT, encoded by the exons ATGGACTTCCCATGGCACAGTGGGAAGGTTTTGGAGCAGCTTAACAGGCAGCGCAAGCAGGGCCTGCTGTGTGACTGCACCTTTGTTGTGGATGGGGTGGACTTTAAGGCCCACAAAGCTGTACTGGCAGCCTGCAGTGTCTACTTCCGCACCCTCTTCCTAGATCAGAAAGATGTCGTGCATTTGGACATCAGCAATGCAGCAG GTTTGGGTCAAGTCCTGGAGTTTATGTACACAGCCAAACTAAGTTTAACTTCACAGAACATTGAAGATGTGATGGCTGTTGCAAACTTTCTACAAATGCAAGAGATTGTAAATGCTTGTTCTGCATACCAATCAATCGCAAATCCAGCTCCTTCCCTCATAACACTGGATTATGCTGTTG aaaaaacagcagaaagagagcagaggaaTGAACTGGAGAGTGACCTGGCAGAAGTGGCATCCCAAGTTGAAGATAGTCCTTCTACCACCCCCACTGAAGATAAAGAACCCACACAAATTCAGgaaaatttaaagaaagaccTCTCTGTTGAAGCACAGCACAATGTTTCTCAGCCTTCCCCCACCAGACTCCACTCAGGCAGAGGACGACCCTCAAAAACCACCCCAATTTCTGCTCAAAAGAAGATATGTGtaaagaaggaaacagaaaatagtcCACAAGATGCACCTGAATTTCAAGATGATCCCTCTGACACCGACTACATGCCCA aATCACAGTTGACATCTGCTGGCAGCTCATCCTATATGAGCTCCAGAGGGAGAAGAATCAGAAAACCCCCTCGAAGAAACTTCCCACCTG ACAATGACTCAGATGATGAAGGCACATCATCACAAAAAAATGAGAAGAGGGTGGCAGAGCTGGGGGAGGAGGCTGAAGAACAGCAGGATAATCATGGAGAGACTGGAGGTGGAGAGACTGGAGGTGGGGAAACTGGAGGTGGGGAAACTGCTGATGAAGAAGGTGCTGAAGAAGATGGCGAGCAGGCAGAAGCTGTGGATTCAAGCAGTGAGAGAGATGGGAAACAAACTCAGGCAGCGTCTATGAGCAGCCGATCTGAGTCAAAACCTTACAGCTCTGTAACACACAAATGTGAG gactgtgggaagaaattTACCCACACTGGTAATTTCAAGAGACACATGCGTATTCATACAGGAGAGAAGCCGTTTAGCTGTCGGGACTGCAACAAGGCTTTCTCTGACCCTGCAGCCTGTAAAGCCCATGAGAAAACACATAG CCCTCTGAAGCCATACTGCTGCTCTACTTGTGGAAAAAGCTACCGCCAGATCAGCCTTCTCAACTTGCACCGCAAACGTCACACAGGTGAAGCACGATACAGCTGTGATGTGTGTGGCAAGCTCTTCACCACGTCTGGCAACCTGAAGCGCCACCAGCTCGTGCACAGTGGTGAGAAGCCATATCATTGTGACTACTGTGACAAGTCGTTCTCCGACCCCACAGCCAAGATGCGACATCTGGAAACACACGACACAGAGAAGGGCAACAAGTGTCCGCATTGCGACAAGCGCTTCAACCAG GTGGGAAATCTGAAGGCTCACTTAAAAATCCACATTGCAGATGGGCCTCTCAAGTGCAAAGAATGTGGCAAACAGTTTACTACTTCTG GAAATCTGAAGAGACATCTGCGGGTCCACAGTGGGGAGAAACCATACATATGTGTGCACTGCCAGAGAGCTTTCAGTGACCCTGGAGCTCTGCAGCGGCATGAACGCATCCACACAG gagAGAAGCCTTGCGTCTGTCCTATCTGTGGCAAAGCCTTCACCCAGGCCAGCTCCCTTATTGCTCATGTTCGCCAGCACACGGGGGAGAAGCCGTATGTGTGTGATCGCTGCGGCAAAAG GTTTGTGCAGTCCAGTCAGTTGGCTAATCATATTCGCCATCATGACAATGTCCGACCACACAAGTGTCAGATGTGCAATAAGGCATTTGTCAATGTGGGAGACCTGTCGAAGCACATTATTATTCACACAG GGGAGAAACCTTTCCTGTGTGATAAATGTGGTCGAGGGTTCAACCGGGTGGACAACCTGCGCTCCCATGTCAAGACCGTCCACCATGGCAAGGCTGGCATGAAGCGGCTGGTTGTAGCCGGGGGCAGTGTAGATGAGGGGTCTGATGCATGCACAGGGACAGCCACCTCTGACAGTGAGATCAACATAGTTACAGTCACCACAGAGGACATCGTCACCCTGGCAACCGAGGCCCTGGCAGCCAGTGCTGTAGCTCAGCTGACAG ttgtGCCAGTGACTGCTTCAGTGTCTGCAGATGAGACTGAGGCCTTAAAAGCTGAAATCACCAAAGCAGTAGAGAAAGTGCAGGAAGCAG ACCCTAACACCCAGATCTTGTATGCCTGTGATTCATGTGGTGATAAATTCTTGGATGCAAGCTCCTTAGCCCAACACGTACGGATCCACACAGCGCAGGCCCTGGTCATGTTTCAGGCAGATTCTGACTTCTACCAGTACACCGCAGCCACCACTGCTGAGGGGGATACTGCCACAACATGGCAACCCACAGCTGAACAGGTCATCCAGGAAGGGGAACTGATCTTCCGAGCCCAGGGTGGAGAAGGAGAAGCAGAAGGGGGGATCTTGGGAGAAACACAAGACCAGGAAGAAGGGTCAGGAGTGGTGGTTTCTGAGGATGAGAGAGAGTCTGGAGATCTTCTTACAGAGGGAAAagatgaagctgcagcagaggtggaggaggaaaaagaagagatgGAGTGTGAGAGTCACACATAG
- the zbtb17 gene encoding zinc finger and BTB domain-containing protein 17 isoform X3: MDFPWHSGKVLEQLNRQRKQGLLCDCTFVVDGVDFKAHKAVLAACSVYFRTLFLDQKDVVHLDISNAAGLGQVLEFMYTAKLSLTSQNIEDVMAVANFLQMQEIVNACSAYQSIANPAPSLITLDYAVEEKTAEREQRNELESDLAEVASQVEDSPSTTPTEDKEPTQIQENLKKDLSVEAQHNVSQPSPTRLHSGRGRPSKTTPISAQKKICVKKETENSPQDAPEFQDDPSDTDYMPKSQLTSAGSSSYMSSRGRRIRKPPRRNFPPDNDSDDEGTSSQKNEKRVAELGEEAEEQQDNHGETGGGETGGGETGGGETADEEGAEEDGEQAEAVDSSSERDGKQTQAASMSSRSESKPYSSVTHKCEDCGKKFTHTGNFKRHMRIHTGEKPFSCRDCNKAFSDPAACKAHEKTHSPLKPYCCSTCGKSYRQISLLNLHRKRHTAKMRHLETHDTEKGNKCPHCDKRFNQVGNLKAHLKIHIADGPLKCKECGKQFTTSGNLKRHLRVHSGEKPYICVHCQRAFSDPGALQRHERIHTGEKPCVCPICGKAFTQASSLIAHVRQHTGEKPYVCDRCGKRFVQSSQLANHIRHHDNVRPHKCQMCNKAFVNVGDLSKHIIIHTGEKPFLCDKCGRGFNRVDNLRSHVKTVHHGKAGMKRLVVAGGSVDEGSDACTGTATSDSEINIVTVTTEDIVTLATEALAASAVAQLTVVPVTASVSADETEALKAEITKAVEKVQEADPNTQILYACDSCGDKFLDASSLAQHVRIHTAQALVMFQADSDFYQYTAATTAEGDTATTWQPTAEQVIQEGELIFRAQGGEGEAEGGILGETQDQEEGSGVVVSEDERESGDLLTEGKDEAAAEVEEEKEEMECESHT, encoded by the exons ATGGACTTCCCATGGCACAGTGGGAAGGTTTTGGAGCAGCTTAACAGGCAGCGCAAGCAGGGCCTGCTGTGTGACTGCACCTTTGTTGTGGATGGGGTGGACTTTAAGGCCCACAAAGCTGTACTGGCAGCCTGCAGTGTCTACTTCCGCACCCTCTTCCTAGATCAGAAAGATGTCGTGCATTTGGACATCAGCAATGCAGCAG GTTTGGGTCAAGTCCTGGAGTTTATGTACACAGCCAAACTAAGTTTAACTTCACAGAACATTGAAGATGTGATGGCTGTTGCAAACTTTCTACAAATGCAAGAGATTGTAAATGCTTGTTCTGCATACCAATCAATCGCAAATCCAGCTCCTTCCCTCATAACACTGGATTATGCTGTTG aagaaaaaacagcagaaagagagcagaggaaTGAACTGGAGAGTGACCTGGCAGAAGTGGCATCCCAAGTTGAAGATAGTCCTTCTACCACCCCCACTGAAGATAAAGAACCCACACAAATTCAGgaaaatttaaagaaagaccTCTCTGTTGAAGCACAGCACAATGTTTCTCAGCCTTCCCCCACCAGACTCCACTCAGGCAGAGGACGACCCTCAAAAACCACCCCAATTTCTGCTCAAAAGAAGATATGTGtaaagaaggaaacagaaaatagtcCACAAGATGCACCTGAATTTCAAGATGATCCCTCTGACACCGACTACATGCCCA aATCACAGTTGACATCTGCTGGCAGCTCATCCTATATGAGCTCCAGAGGGAGAAGAATCAGAAAACCCCCTCGAAGAAACTTCCCACCTG ACAATGACTCAGATGATGAAGGCACATCATCACAAAAAAATGAGAAGAGGGTGGCAGAGCTGGGGGAGGAGGCTGAAGAACAGCAGGATAATCATGGAGAGACTGGAGGTGGAGAGACTGGAGGTGGGGAAACTGGAGGTGGGGAAACTGCTGATGAAGAAGGTGCTGAAGAAGATGGCGAGCAGGCAGAAGCTGTGGATTCAAGCAGTGAGAGAGATGGGAAACAAACTCAGGCAGCGTCTATGAGCAGCCGATCTGAGTCAAAACCTTACAGCTCTGTAACACACAAATGTGAG gactgtgggaagaaattTACCCACACTGGTAATTTCAAGAGACACATGCGTATTCATACAGGAGAGAAGCCGTTTAGCTGTCGGGACTGCAACAAGGCTTTCTCTGACCCTGCAGCCTGTAAAGCCCATGAGAAAACACATAG CCCTCTGAAGCCATACTGCTGCTCTACTTGTGGAAAAAGCTACCGCCAGATCAGCCTTCTCAACTTGCACCGCAAACGTCACACAG CCAAGATGCGACATCTGGAAACACACGACACAGAGAAGGGCAACAAGTGTCCGCATTGCGACAAGCGCTTCAACCAG GTGGGAAATCTGAAGGCTCACTTAAAAATCCACATTGCAGATGGGCCTCTCAAGTGCAAAGAATGTGGCAAACAGTTTACTACTTCTG GAAATCTGAAGAGACATCTGCGGGTCCACAGTGGGGAGAAACCATACATATGTGTGCACTGCCAGAGAGCTTTCAGTGACCCTGGAGCTCTGCAGCGGCATGAACGCATCCACACAG gagAGAAGCCTTGCGTCTGTCCTATCTGTGGCAAAGCCTTCACCCAGGCCAGCTCCCTTATTGCTCATGTTCGCCAGCACACGGGGGAGAAGCCGTATGTGTGTGATCGCTGCGGCAAAAG GTTTGTGCAGTCCAGTCAGTTGGCTAATCATATTCGCCATCATGACAATGTCCGACCACACAAGTGTCAGATGTGCAATAAGGCATTTGTCAATGTGGGAGACCTGTCGAAGCACATTATTATTCACACAG GGGAGAAACCTTTCCTGTGTGATAAATGTGGTCGAGGGTTCAACCGGGTGGACAACCTGCGCTCCCATGTCAAGACCGTCCACCATGGCAAGGCTGGCATGAAGCGGCTGGTTGTAGCCGGGGGCAGTGTAGATGAGGGGTCTGATGCATGCACAGGGACAGCCACCTCTGACAGTGAGATCAACATAGTTACAGTCACCACAGAGGACATCGTCACCCTGGCAACCGAGGCCCTGGCAGCCAGTGCTGTAGCTCAGCTGACAG ttgtGCCAGTGACTGCTTCAGTGTCTGCAGATGAGACTGAGGCCTTAAAAGCTGAAATCACCAAAGCAGTAGAGAAAGTGCAGGAAGCAG ACCCTAACACCCAGATCTTGTATGCCTGTGATTCATGTGGTGATAAATTCTTGGATGCAAGCTCCTTAGCCCAACACGTACGGATCCACACAGCGCAGGCCCTGGTCATGTTTCAGGCAGATTCTGACTTCTACCAGTACACCGCAGCCACCACTGCTGAGGGGGATACTGCCACAACATGGCAACCCACAGCTGAACAGGTCATCCAGGAAGGGGAACTGATCTTCCGAGCCCAGGGTGGAGAAGGAGAAGCAGAAGGGGGGATCTTGGGAGAAACACAAGACCAGGAAGAAGGGTCAGGAGTGGTGGTTTCTGAGGATGAGAGAGAGTCTGGAGATCTTCTTACAGAGGGAAAagatgaagctgcagcagaggtggaggaggaaaaagaagagatgGAGTGTGAGAGTCACACATAG